One genomic region from Fictibacillus marinisediminis encodes:
- a CDS encoding C40 family peptidase — translation MKKLVSGIIVAGVLAVNPVAGHAALGDNTLKPETHDSDVQDLQALLKKKGYFTYHETTNYFGPYTESAVKKLQKEKGMNVDGVAGDSVYKALGVFSKQAIVDQAEEYRGTPYEWGGETPDGFDCSGYLNYIFDKAANIDLPRVVKDIHEEGTSVDSPHVGDIVFFDIEGNGNLSHAGVYVGDGKFMHASSSKGVTTSELDSSYWAPKYEGAKRYR, via the coding sequence TTGAAAAAATTAGTTTCGGGAATTATTGTAGCAGGTGTTCTTGCCGTCAATCCAGTAGCAGGCCATGCAGCACTTGGAGACAACACGCTTAAGCCAGAAACCCATGATTCAGACGTTCAGGACCTCCAGGCATTGTTGAAAAAGAAAGGTTATTTTACATACCATGAAACAACTAACTACTTTGGACCATACACAGAGTCAGCAGTAAAGAAATTGCAGAAAGAAAAAGGAATGAATGTTGATGGAGTCGCAGGAGATTCTGTCTATAAAGCTCTCGGTGTATTCAGCAAGCAGGCGATTGTGGATCAAGCAGAAGAATACCGCGGAACTCCTTATGAGTGGGGCGGAGAAACACCGGATGGATTTGATTGCAGCGGTTATTTAAACTACATCTTCGATAAAGCGGCGAACATCGATCTTCCGCGCGTCGTAAAAGATATTCATGAAGAAGGAACCTCTGTAGATTCTCCGCATGTTGGAGATATTGTTTTCTTTGATATCGAAGGGAACGGAAATCTCTCTCACGCCGGAGTGTATGTAGGAGATGGAAAATTCATGCACGCTTCTTCTTCTAAAGGAGTAACCACTTCTGAGTTGGACAGCTCTTACTGGGCCCCTAAATATGAAGGTGCAAAGCGCTATAGATAG
- a CDS encoding YjgB family protein: protein MILNKETISAFKDGQIIGIPFPVTRGFTFTSVKKMWGEPERVIDNEDIHDYVYTKKGRKIIFTEDELKTIYDTIVEVKIGKESLFHQMGKPSEQSKKGGTLYYDEGQYIAMFHHETKDLWTLILRKKMN from the coding sequence GTGATATTAAATAAAGAAACGATTTCTGCATTTAAGGACGGACAGATCATCGGCATCCCCTTCCCTGTAACTAGGGGATTTACTTTTACCAGCGTCAAAAAGATGTGGGGAGAGCCAGAAAGGGTCATTGACAATGAAGACATACACGACTATGTGTATACCAAAAAAGGGCGAAAGATTATTTTTACAGAAGATGAGTTAAAAACCATCTATGATACGATCGTCGAAGTGAAAATCGGGAAAGAAAGCCTCTTCCACCAGATGGGAAAGCCTTCTGAACAAAGCAAAAAAGGCGGAACTCTATACTATGATGAAGGACAGTATATTGCCATGTTTCATCATGAAACGAAGGATCTTTGGACGCTTATATTGAGGAAAAAAATGAATTAG
- a CDS encoding sensor histidine kinase: protein MFQRTHNSLTLLNSIVFIILLTLLGTLVYSYTRISLYHAADHSINEELRHFPEKGHREHRPDPDDRDFMARDSRVTILIWNKNHELLDTPRPPFFVFDNEDRYRQKKMNKLEFIHTDEATYRTKSIKEKLPLVGTVTVQAIRNVKTEEELLHKLLLVIIAGCLFGAVCAIGGGYFLAGRALIPIKKAWDKQQKFVSDASHELRTPLSVIQAKTDLLFRSPSATIEDKSMDISAISKESRRLSKLVSQLLLLARSDSNQVELKKQSFQLDQLLQEIADHYEEIASYQGKNISLNASLPITFSADRERIHQLLVILLDNAMKHTGQGDQILLSAKEAASSIELMVKDNGPGIAESERERIFDRFYQSDKARTDAEGLGLGLSIAQWIIEKHNGKVKVESELGNGTAFTITFPK from the coding sequence ATGTTTCAACGTACACATAACAGTCTGACTCTTTTGAATTCGATTGTTTTTATCATTTTATTAACCTTGCTAGGGACCCTTGTATACTCCTATACGAGAATCAGCCTGTATCATGCTGCTGATCATTCGATTAATGAGGAACTGAGGCATTTCCCAGAGAAAGGGCATCGTGAGCATCGGCCTGATCCGGATGACAGGGATTTTATGGCAAGGGATTCCAGGGTAACTATCCTGATCTGGAATAAGAACCATGAGCTCCTTGACACGCCGCGTCCGCCATTCTTTGTTTTCGATAATGAAGATCGTTACCGTCAGAAGAAGATGAACAAGCTGGAATTCATTCATACGGATGAAGCGACATACAGGACCAAGTCGATAAAAGAAAAACTTCCTCTTGTCGGAACAGTGACGGTGCAGGCGATCAGAAACGTGAAGACGGAGGAAGAGCTGCTTCATAAGCTGCTGCTAGTCATTATTGCTGGCTGCCTGTTTGGAGCTGTTTGTGCCATTGGGGGCGGATACTTTCTTGCAGGCCGTGCGTTAATTCCGATAAAAAAGGCCTGGGACAAACAGCAGAAATTTGTATCGGATGCTTCTCATGAATTGAGAACCCCGCTGTCCGTCATCCAGGCGAAGACCGATCTCTTATTTCGGTCTCCATCTGCTACGATTGAGGACAAAAGCATGGATATCTCGGCCATTTCAAAAGAGAGCAGGCGTCTGTCAAAACTGGTCAGCCAGCTTTTATTGCTGGCCAGGTCAGACTCCAATCAGGTCGAATTAAAAAAGCAGTCGTTTCAGCTTGATCAATTATTGCAGGAGATTGCAGATCATTACGAAGAAATTGCCTCTTACCAAGGGAAAAATATATCACTTAACGCATCTCTGCCGATCACCTTTTCTGCAGATAGGGAACGTATCCATCAGCTGCTCGTTATATTATTGGATAACGCCATGAAGCATACGGGACAGGGTGATCAAATCCTTTTATCTGCAAAAGAAGCTGCTTCTTCCATCGAACTGATGGTGAAGGACAACGGACCCGGAATAGCAGAAAGTGAAAGAGAACGCATATTTGATCGGTTTTATCAAAGTGATAAGGCACGAACGGATGCAGAAGGGCTTGGCTTGGGTTTATCTATCGCACAATGGATTATCGAAAAGCATAACGGAAAGGTGAAGGTGGAGAGCGAGTTAGGAAATGGAACAGCGTTTACCATCACGTTTCCAAAATAA
- a CDS encoding AI-2E family transporter: protein MPNTKAFRIGYAIIILLVIVLLSSKVEFIFRPVEIIFTTLFFPFLIGGVIFYLLRPIVYYLDRHKVPKVLSILIIYLLFIGLGTLLVFLLGPQLQSQFKSLINNAPQIVDSLNDKVNSLKQNEWFSRFQQNDYITIDSLTSKASDYAKGFAGNIGTKISSLIGIITSVATVIVTVPFIVFYLLKDSEGLGNRVENFLPYLKAAEAKRILKDMDEALSSYIQGQATAAFLVGVMMYIGYSIIGLDYSLILAIVAMITNIIPFLGAFIAFIPAIIIGLIMSPLMALKVAIVVIVVQQIDGNVTSPLIMGRKLDVHPLTVILILLVAGNMGGFLGMILAVPFYALLKVIVSHTYRLYQLNKEKERNGIQIVD, encoded by the coding sequence ATGCCAAACACAAAAGCTTTTCGAATAGGCTACGCAATTATCATTTTATTGGTCATTGTTTTACTCTCATCCAAGGTGGAATTTATCTTCCGCCCGGTGGAAATTATTTTTACGACCTTATTCTTCCCATTCTTGATCGGCGGGGTTATTTTTTATTTATTAAGACCGATCGTCTATTACTTAGATCGCCACAAGGTACCGAAAGTGCTTTCCATCCTGATCATTTATCTGCTGTTCATCGGGCTCGGGACTTTGCTTGTTTTTCTATTAGGCCCGCAGCTGCAGAGCCAGTTTAAAAGCCTGATTAACAATGCTCCGCAGATCGTAGACTCGCTTAACGATAAAGTAAACAGCCTGAAGCAGAATGAATGGTTTTCACGTTTTCAGCAAAATGATTACATTACGATCGACAGCCTTACCTCCAAGGCAAGCGATTACGCCAAAGGGTTTGCCGGCAACATCGGCACCAAGATCTCCAGCCTGATCGGCATCATTACAAGTGTTGCTACAGTTATCGTTACGGTTCCGTTTATCGTGTTTTATTTGCTGAAGGATAGTGAAGGACTTGGCAACAGAGTAGAGAACTTCCTACCCTATTTAAAAGCTGCAGAAGCGAAACGAATCTTGAAAGATATGGATGAGGCACTGAGCTCTTATATTCAGGGACAAGCAACCGCAGCCTTTTTAGTAGGTGTAATGATGTACATCGGCTACAGCATTATCGGCCTTGATTATTCTTTAATTCTTGCCATAGTCGCTATGATTACCAATATCATTCCGTTTCTTGGTGCGTTTATCGCCTTTATACCGGCTATTATCATTGGTTTGATCATGTCACCGCTCATGGCCTTAAAGGTAGCTATCGTGGTCATTGTGGTGCAGCAGATCGATGGAAACGTAACTTCTCCACTGATCATGGGAAGAAAACTGGATGTCCATCCGCTAACCGTCATCCTTATCCTGCTAGTTGCCGGCAACATGGGCGGTTTCCTAGGCATGATACTGGCCGTTCCATTTTATGCCCTTCTTAAGGTTATCGTCAGCCATACGTACCGCTTGTATCAATTGAATAAAGAAAAAGAACGAAATGGTATTCAGATCGTTGATTAA
- a CDS encoding aminopeptidase, producing the protein MKTFEEKLDQYAELVVKVGLNVQDGQRLLINSPIEAAEFTRKVTEHAYKNGCKRVFVEWSDTETSRIHLNNASEEVLKDNIPQWQVDMQESLMENNDCMLMVTGNDPNAFQGVPSERLLLVQKNAGERLEKFTKARLAGDVPWLIAGAPTAGWAKSVFPDKNENDAIMALWEAIFQTVRVDQPDPVAAWREHGDTLLNKVNYLNEQKFKTLHYKSEGTDLSIDLHPEHEWIGGGHHSTFNTFYIPNMPTEEVFTAPLKEGVNGTVSSKKPLSAMGNIIENFSLTFENGKVVDVKAEKGEDTLKQLLNIDEGMKYLGEVALVPHDSPISNSGIVFNNTLFDENASCHLALGNAISMNIPGAEQLSKEELEAKGVNQSHGHTDFMIGSADLEIEAEYQDGKRIPLFTKGNWAI; encoded by the coding sequence ATGAAAACGTTTGAAGAAAAGTTGGACCAGTACGCAGAACTTGTTGTAAAAGTGGGCCTTAATGTTCAGGACGGCCAGCGTTTACTGATTAATTCACCCATTGAAGCTGCAGAATTTACGCGCAAGGTGACAGAACATGCTTATAAGAACGGCTGCAAGCGCGTCTTTGTAGAATGGTCAGATACAGAAACGAGCCGTATTCACTTAAACAACGCTTCTGAAGAGGTATTGAAAGATAATATTCCGCAGTGGCAAGTTGACATGCAAGAAAGTTTAATGGAAAACAATGACTGTATGCTCATGGTGACCGGGAATGATCCCAATGCCTTTCAAGGAGTTCCATCCGAGCGCTTATTGCTTGTACAAAAGAACGCAGGTGAACGACTTGAAAAATTCACAAAAGCAAGACTTGCAGGTGATGTTCCATGGCTAATCGCTGGAGCTCCAACTGCCGGTTGGGCAAAGAGTGTTTTCCCTGACAAAAATGAAAACGATGCCATTATGGCCCTTTGGGAAGCGATTTTCCAAACGGTTCGCGTCGATCAGCCAGATCCAGTAGCAGCATGGAGGGAGCATGGAGACACGCTGCTGAATAAAGTGAATTATTTGAATGAACAGAAATTTAAAACGCTGCACTATAAGTCAGAAGGTACTGATCTTAGCATTGACCTTCATCCTGAACATGAATGGATCGGCGGCGGCCATCATTCCACATTCAACACGTTTTACATACCGAATATGCCGACCGAAGAAGTATTTACTGCCCCGCTTAAAGAGGGAGTAAATGGAACGGTCTCAAGCAAGAAGCCATTATCGGCAATGGGGAACATTATCGAGAACTTCAGCTTAACCTTTGAAAATGGAAAAGTGGTAGATGTTAAGGCGGAAAAAGGCGAGGATACGCTAAAGCAGCTCCTTAACATCGATGAAGGAATGAAGTATCTTGGTGAAGTCGCTCTTGTTCCGCATGACTCCCCGATCTCTAACTCAGGGATCGTATTCAACAACACTTTATTTGATGAAAATGCTTCCTGTCACCTTGCATTAGGCAATGCTATCAGTATGAACATACCCGGGGCCGAGCAGCTAAGCAAAGAAGAGCTCGAAGCAAAAGGAGTCAATCAAAGCCATGGCCACACCGACTTTATGATTGGTTCTGCAGACCTTGAAATTGAAGCTGAATATCAAGATGGAAAACGTATCCCATTGTTCACCAAAGGTAACTGGGCTATCTAA
- a CDS encoding response regulator transcription factor, which produces MLRILVVEDNLALLDSIVELLSDEFKVDQAADGEDGLYEAMQNIYDAIVLDVMLPEMDGFQIIQRMRKENINTPVLFLTARDSLEDRVKGLDFGGDDYLVKPFESSELKARLRALLRRSGSLTLNQTLRYRGIELLGPEHDIIVDGHPIKLTIKQYELLEYMIQNRGTILTKEQIYDRVWGFDSETTIAIVEVFMHHLRKKLEPYPYQKDIKTIRGVGYMLKEQ; this is translated from the coding sequence GTGCTCCGTATTTTAGTCGTTGAAGATAACCTGGCATTGCTGGATTCTATTGTTGAATTACTGTCTGATGAATTTAAAGTAGACCAGGCGGCGGATGGCGAAGATGGACTGTATGAAGCCATGCAGAACATTTATGACGCCATCGTGCTTGATGTCATGCTGCCTGAGATGGATGGGTTTCAGATTATACAGCGCATGAGGAAAGAGAATATTAACACCCCGGTTTTATTTTTAACAGCCAGGGATTCGTTGGAGGACCGGGTAAAGGGTTTAGATTTTGGCGGAGATGATTATTTGGTAAAGCCCTTTGAGTCGTCGGAGCTGAAAGCAAGGCTTCGCGCCCTTTTGCGGAGGAGTGGGAGCTTGACGTTAAATCAGACCCTTCGTTACCGGGGAATTGAATTACTAGGGCCGGAGCATGACATTATTGTTGATGGCCATCCCATTAAGCTGACCATTAAGCAGTATGAACTACTGGAATACATGATACAGAACAGAGGGACGATCTTAACAAAAGAACAGATTTATGACCGGGTGTGGGGATTTGATTCGGAAACGACCATTGCTATCGTTGAAGTATTCATGCACCACCTGCGCAAAAAACTGGAACCATATCCGTATCAGAAAGACATTAAGACCATTCGCGGTGTAGGTTACATGCTCAAGGAGCAGTAA
- a CDS encoding VOC family protein — protein sequence MKMDHTGIAVRRINEAIDFYTTNLGGKLVHEYTSEKPGVETHIAVIEMDNQVIELLEPTSKTSPIERFIRQKGKGVHHLAYEVDNLEETIREYEDRGITFLKDTYRINPYGRRLIYINPVHTQGTIIELCDYVRSND from the coding sequence ATGAAAATGGATCATACCGGTATAGCGGTACGAAGAATAAATGAAGCGATTGATTTTTACACAACCAACCTGGGAGGGAAACTGGTTCATGAGTATACAAGCGAGAAACCAGGGGTTGAAACACATATCGCCGTTATCGAAATGGACAATCAAGTCATAGAACTTTTAGAACCTACGAGTAAAACATCACCGATCGAACGGTTCATCCGCCAAAAAGGAAAAGGTGTCCACCATCTTGCTTATGAAGTGGACAACCTTGAAGAAACGATACGAGAGTATGAGGATCGAGGAATCACATTTTTAAAAGATACCTATCGGATTAATCCATATGGAAGAAGGTTAATTTATATTAATCCGGTTCACACGCAGGGAACGATTATTGAGTTGTGTGATTATGTTAGAAGCAATGATTAA
- a CDS encoding maltose acetyltransferase domain-containing protein — translation MARTEKEKMIAGEMYLAGDPELINERQAARKLTRIYNQTVETDDEQRVFLLKQLFGSTKKNLYIEPAFRCDYGYNIHVGENFYANFDCVILDICEVRIGDNCLLAPGVHIYTATHPLHPVERNSGSEFGKPVTIGDNVWIGGRAVINPGVTIGDNAIIASGAVVTKDVPANVAVGGNPARIIKTIEI, via the coding sequence ATGGCACGGACTGAAAAAGAAAAAATGATCGCCGGGGAAATGTATCTTGCGGGTGATCCTGAGCTGATTAATGAAAGACAAGCAGCAAGAAAACTGACGCGAATCTATAACCAGACAGTTGAAACGGATGATGAACAGAGAGTTTTTCTTTTAAAGCAGCTTTTCGGAAGTACAAAAAAGAATCTTTATATCGAGCCGGCGTTTCGATGTGACTATGGGTATAATATCCACGTTGGAGAGAATTTCTACGCGAATTTTGATTGTGTGATATTGGATATATGTGAAGTCAGGATTGGGGATAATTGTTTATTGGCGCCAGGTGTCCATATTTATACGGCAACCCATCCGCTGCATCCTGTTGAGCGTAATTCAGGGAGTGAGTTTGGAAAACCTGTTACGATTGGCGACAACGTATGGATCGGCGGAAGAGCCGTCATCAATCCTGGCGTTACGATTGGGGATAATGCCATCATTGCATCCGGAGCTGTAGTAACGAAAGATGTGCCCGCAAATGTGGCAGTTGGCGGAAATCCGGCTCGTATTATAAAAACGATTGAAATATGA